In the genome of Bremerella sp. P1, the window CATTCGACATTGAGAACTTTCCCTACGAGGTATCTCTCTCCAACGCCGTTCGGACAAACTTTACAGAACGCGTGTTCTCGGCCAACGAGGCTCCTTCGACGGTGAACATCTATTTGCATCACGAGATGGCGCAAACGCCTATTTTCCCCAGCAAGCTGTTCTTCTGCTGCTGGCAGGCCGCCGAAGAGGGAGGTGCCACGCCACTGTGCCGCTCCGATGTTTTGTTCGAGCGGATTCAAGAGCGTTTTCCTCAGTTCGCCTATGACTGCGAAACGAAAGGGTTGAAATACACAAACGTAATGCCCGCCGCGAACGATGCATCTTCTGGGATGGGGCGTAGTTGGCAAAGCACGTTTCGGGTCGAAACGCAAGAAGAAGCTCAAGCTCGCATGGCTGAGTATGGGTACACATGGGAATGGATGGAGGATGGCAGCCTTCGCGCAACCACGCCTGTATTGCCGGCAGTCCGCGAAGTATCACCGGGCCGCAAAGTCTTCTTCAATCAATTAATTGCGGCCTTCTGTGGTTGGAAGGACAGTCGAAATGATCCTTCCAAGTCGATCACATTCGGCGACGGGCAACCGCTCGATCGGGACACGGTAATGGAAGTTGCCAAAATGGCGGACCAACTGACGTTCGACCTTGCTTGGCAAGACGGTGATATCGCGTTGGTAGATAACTTCCTGGTGATGCACGGTCGCCGAACATTCCAAGGCCCACGAAAAATTCTGGCCTCGCTGCTCGAGATGGGACAGCACGCCCACGCGACATAACTCGTAAATCCTCAAGTTTGAAAACTCGCATTGTGACCACGCTGGTCGATACGAAAGATAGGACAACTCATGACATCATCACCCGTACGTTTTGGCGTGATTGGATTCGGCGCCTGGGGCAAGTGTCACGCCGGGGCGATCAACAATACTGAAGGTGCCGAAGTCGCCGCCATCGCCGCGAAGTCAGAAAAGACTTGTGCGGAAGGTCGCGAAATGTATCCCAATGCATCGGTGTACCGCGATTATCGCGACTTGCTGGCCCGGGACGATATTGAAGTGGTCCATGTGGTCATACCGAGCTATCT includes:
- a CDS encoding TauD/TfdA family dioxygenase, with the protein product MTDPRLNVSPISVPNQQSYDGEVFPLVLQCDAKSATLEDAVNWAKENHVDLLRQGQTHGAILFRGFPLSEPEDFDRFIATFDIENFPYEVSLSNAVRTNFTERVFSANEAPSTVNIYLHHEMAQTPIFPSKLFFCCWQAAEEGGATPLCRSDVLFERIQERFPQFAYDCETKGLKYTNVMPAANDASSGMGRSWQSTFRVETQEEAQARMAEYGYTWEWMEDGSLRATTPVLPAVREVSPGRKVFFNQLIAAFCGWKDSRNDPSKSITFGDGQPLDRDTVMEVAKMADQLTFDLAWQDGDIALVDNFLVMHGRRTFQGPRKILASLLEMGQHAHAT